One genomic window of Camelina sativa cultivar DH55 chromosome 5, Cs, whole genome shotgun sequence includes the following:
- the LOC104789046 gene encoding zinc finger CCCH domain-containing protein 26-like, translated as MSETQQQVQNSTGSIRSPEKIEDTLRRVKVNEDNMDQSSPYPDRPGERDCQFFLRTGQCGYGNTCRYNHPLTHLPQGVIYYKDQLPERIGQPDCEYFLKTGACKYGPTCKYHHPKDRNGAGPVLFNVLGFPMRQGEKSCPYYMQTGLCRFGVACKFHHPHPQAPNGHSAYAMSSFPPSVGFPYGSGMTMMSLPPATYGAMPRPQVPQSQAYMPFMVAPSQGLLPPQGWATYMAASNPIYNVKTQPDSSSSVSVPVAVTSHHHISERAECRFFMNTGTCKYGDDCKYSHPKERLLQSPPNLLNPIVLPVRPLLEKLEPPTNSWICTI; from the exons ATGTCCGAAACTCAGCAGCAGGTTCAGAACTCTACTGGGTCGATTCGATCTCCCGAGAAAATTGAAG aTACCTTGAGGAGGGTGAAAGTTAATGAAGACAATATGGATCAATCTAGTCCATATCCTGATCGTCCTGGTGAGCGAGATTGCCAGTTCTTTTTGAGAACTGGGCAGTGTGGCTATGGAAACACCTGTCGTTACAATCATCCTCTTACCCATCTTCCTCAG GGTGTTATTTATTACAAAGACCAATTACCTGAGAGGATTGGACAGCCAGACTGTGAG TATTTTCTGAAGACAGGAGCCTGTAAGTATGGCCCAACGTGTAAATATCACCACCCAAAGGACAGGAATGGTGCTGGACCCGTGCTGTTCAATGTTCTCGGTTTTCCTATGCGACAG GGTGAGAAATCATGCCCATATTACATGCAGACAGGATTGTGTCGTTTTGGAGTTGCCTGCAAATTCCATCATCCTCATCCCCAGGCTCCTAATGGCCACTCTGCATATGCAATGTCTAGCTTTCCTCCGTCTGTTGGTTTCCCTTATGGCAGTGGAATGACAATGATGTCTTTGCCTCCTGCAACATATGGAGCTATGCCTCGTCCTCAAGTTCCTCAGTCTCAGGCCTATATGCCCTTCATGGTTGCACCCTCTCAAGGTCTTTTACCTCCTCAAGGCTGGGCTACTTACATG GCTGCATCTAACCCTATTTACAATGTGAAAACTCAACCCGACTCCAGTTCTAGTGTATCGGTGCCTGTGGCTGTGACATCACATCATCACATTTCTGAAAGAGCTGAATGTAGGTTTTTTATGAACACTGGAACATGTAAATATGGAGATGATTGCAAATACAGTCATCCGAAAGAAAGGTTGTTACAATCACCACCAAATCTCTTGAACCCTATTGTTCTTCCAGTAAGACCA CTACTAGAAAAACTTGAACCACCAACTAATTCATGGATTTGCACAATATAA